Below is a genomic region from Pantanalinema sp..
CAGACCACCAGCCCGTCCTACCTCCTGATGGCCTCGCTCGACGCGGCCCGGCGCCACCGCCAGACCCGCGGAGCGGCCGAATGGCAAGAGGCGATCGCGCTGATCGACGAGGCCCGCGAGCGCCTTGACCGGCACGGCGTCCCCTGCCTGGGCCCCGGCCACGGCCCGGCGGGCGAGTGGGACCCCGCCAAGCTCATCGTGGATCTCTCGGGCACCGGCCACGACGGCTACGGGGTGGCCGACCACCTGCACGATTTCTTCCACGTGCAGGTCGAGCTCGCCACCCCGCGCTACCTGGGGGCCCTCGCGGGCCCGGGCAACACCCGCGAGGAGCTGGATCGGCTGGTGGACGGGATCCTCTCGGCCCTTTTTCTGCCCGCGCAGAAGGCCGGCGCCTTCCCCGAGGTTCCCCCCGATCCCGAGCTGGTCGTGCTGCCGCGCGACGCGCACCTGGGGCCGTCGCGAGGCGTCCCGTTCGCCCAGGCCGAAGGCGAGATCGCCGCCGAGTGGGTCTGCCCCTACCCTCCCGGCGTGCCGGCCCTCATCCCGGGCGAGCGCATCACCAGGCAGGTGCTAGAATACTTGAATGCCCTTCGAGCGCTCGGCGCCGAGTTCGTCGGCCCCGAAGCCCCCGACCTGGAGACCCTGCAAGTATGCGCGCCCCGCACCGCTCTCACCCCCTGCTGAAGCCCGATCGCCGTTACTTCAAGCTGATCTGCGGGGCGAACCTCACCGACTATCCCCAGCTGCGCTACCTGAGCGCCGTGTACGCGCTGGCCGGCTGCGACCTGATCGACGTGGCGGCCACCCCCGAGGCGGTCGATGCCGCCATGGCCGGCCTCGATGACGCCAGGGCGATCGCCGCGGCCTTCCCGGGGGCCACCGAGCCCGTCGTCATGGTCAGCGTCACCGCCTCGGACGATCCCCACTGCCGGCTCGCCGTCAAGATCGCCGAGCGCTGCTCGTGGGTCTGCCCCCACTGCCGCGACGCTTGCCCGCACGGCGCCATCGACGAGGGGTTCCACATCCTCGCCGACAAGTGCGTCGGCTGCGACCTGTGCGTCAGCGCCTGCCCCTACGAGGCCATCGAGATGGCCCATGTCCCCTTCAACCCCTCCTTGACCCAGCTCTGGGAGAGGGGGGCCCGTGCGCTCGAGCTTCACACGGGCGCCGGCGATCGCGCCGAGCTCGCCACCTGGCAAAAGAGCTGCCAGGAATGGGTCGAGAAGGGCGGCCTCTTCTCGCTCAGCCTCAACGCCGTGCAGATGACGCCCCAGGAGGCCGCCTCGCTCGCCTCGCACCTGGGGGAGTGGTTCCCCCACGACCGGATCGTGATCCAGGCGGACGGCAAGCCCATCAGCGGCACCGCCGGGCGCGAGTCGACCCTGCCTGCGATCGCCTTCTCCGAGGCGCTCTTGGCGACCGGCCTGAGCGACGCGGTCCAGCCCGCGGGCGGCGCCAACGACCAGACGGGGCTGGTTGCGAGCGAGCGTCAGGCCGCGATCGCGGGCGTTGGCATCGGCAGCTACGCGAGGTGTATAATCGCCGGCAAAACCGAGGCGCAGCGGGCCCTGCAACGAAGAGATCCCGGCGCGCCGCTGGATGCCGTGACGCTCGCGGACATCCAGCGCGCCCGCCAGCTCGTCCAGTCGGTGAACCGAAGCGCCCGCGGCTTAGAAGACCAGGAGGCGTAGGATGTCCAAGCAACGCGAGCAGAACATCACCGACAACCTCACCCAGATGTTCGAGATCCTGCCCCCGGCCCTCGCCAGCCACCTCCAGGCCCTGAGCGACCGCGAGCAGCTGGTCGAGGTGGTGATGGACCTGGGGCGCATCCCCGAGGCGCGCCTGCCTCATCACGGGGTGGACCTGGGCGAGGCCCCGGTCACCCGCGAGGACCTGGACCACGTCATCAAGCGGGTGGGCGCCTTCTCGGGCGACAACCGGGCGGGCATCGAGCGCACCCTGCACCGCATCTCGGCCATCCGCAACAGGCAGGGGCTTATCGTGGGCCTCACCTGCCGCGTGGGCCGCTCGGTGCTCGGCACCATCGACATCATGCGCGATCTGGTCGAGAGCGGCCGATCCATCCTGATGCTCGGCCCCCCCGGCGTCGGCAAGACGACCAAGCTGCGCGAGATCGCGCGGGTGCTCTCGACCGACCTCAAGAAGCGCGTGGTCGTCATCGACACCTCCAACGAGATCGCAGGCGACGGCGACATCCCCCACCCGGCCATCGGCCGCGCCCGGCGCATGCAGGTGCCGACCCCGGCGCTGCAGCACGCGGTCATGATCGAGGCCGTCGAGAATCACATGCCCGAGGTCATCGTCATCGACGAGATCGGCACCGAGCAGGAGGCCCTGGCCGCCCGTACCATCGCCGAGCGCGGGGTCCAGCTCATCGGCACCGCCCACGGCAACTCGCTCGAGAACCTCCTGATGAACCCCACCCTCTCGGATCTGGTCGGCGGCATCCACACCGTCACCCTCTCCGACGAGGAGGCCCGCCGCCGCGGCACCACCAAGAGCATCCAGGAGCGCAAGGCGCCGCCCACCTTCGACATCGCCGTCGAGCTCCAGGACCGGGACCGGCTGGCCGTCCACCAGGACGTGGGCGACGTGATCGACCAGATGCTCAGAGGCTACCTGCCGAGCCCCGAGCTGCGTCAGGTGACCAGCGCGGGCAAGGTCGAGATCCAGCAGGCGAAGGTCGAGGACCTCTCGCGCCTGGCGACGGCGCTGACCGGCGAGGTCGGGGCGACCATCCGGATCTACCCCTACGCCGTGAGCCGCTCGCAGCTCGAGCGGGTGGTGAAGAGCCTGCGCATGCCGGTCGAGCTGACCCGAAGCCTGCGCGACGCGGACGCCCTCTTGATCCTCAAGGCCTACGTCAAGAGCGCCAGCCGGGTGCTCTCCGACGCCGAGGAGCGCCAGATCCCGACCTACGTGGTCAAGGCCAACACCATCCCCCAGATCCAGAAGAGCCTGCGCGAGGTCCTTCACCTGGACGTGCAGGTCCTCGAGCGCGGCGACGAGACCGACGCCCTCAAGGAGGCCCGCCAGGCCATCGACCATGCGCTCGCCAGCGGCCAGACCGTCGAGCTGCGCCCGCGCAGCTCGCACCTGCGCAAGCTCCAGCACGAGCTCGCCAGTCGCTACCAGCTCACCACCCAGAGCACCGGCGAGG
It encodes:
- a CDS encoding LdpA C-terminal domain-containing domain, with product MRAPHRSHPLLKPDRRYFKLICGANLTDYPQLRYLSAVYALAGCDLIDVAATPEAVDAAMAGLDDARAIAAAFPGATEPVVMVSVTASDDPHCRLAVKIAERCSWVCPHCRDACPHGAIDEGFHILADKCVGCDLCVSACPYEAIEMAHVPFNPSLTQLWERGARALELHTGAGDRAELATWQKSCQEWVEKGGLFSLSLNAVQMTPQEAASLASHLGEWFPHDRIVIQADGKPISGTAGRESTLPAIAFSEALLATGLSDAVQPAGGANDQTGLVASERQAAIAGVGIGSYARCIIAGKTEAQRALQRRDPGAPLDAVTLADIQRARQLVQSVNRSARGLEDQEA
- a CDS encoding R3H domain-containing nucleic acid-binding protein; its protein translation is MSKQREQNITDNLTQMFEILPPALASHLQALSDREQLVEVVMDLGRIPEARLPHHGVDLGEAPVTREDLDHVIKRVGAFSGDNRAGIERTLHRISAIRNRQGLIVGLTCRVGRSVLGTIDIMRDLVESGRSILMLGPPGVGKTTKLREIARVLSTDLKKRVVVIDTSNEIAGDGDIPHPAIGRARRMQVPTPALQHAVMIEAVENHMPEVIVIDEIGTEQEALAARTIAERGVQLIGTAHGNSLENLLMNPTLSDLVGGIHTVTLSDEEARRRGTTKSIQERKAPPTFDIAVELQDRDRLAVHQDVGDVIDQMLRGYLPSPELRQVTSAGKVEIQQAKVEDLSRLATALTGEVGATIRIYPYAVSRSQLERVVKSLRMPVELTRSLRDADALLILKAYVKSASRVLSDAEERQIPTYVVKANTIPQIQKSLREVLHLDVQVLERGDETDALKEARQAIDHALASGQTVELRPRSSHLRKLQHELASRYQLTTQSTGEEPNRRVMIYPAELFD